The following coding sequences lie in one Sulfuricurvum sp. genomic window:
- a CDS encoding F0F1 ATP synthase subunit C yields MKKVFFLLLALVASVFGADEAAAVVETAVDAAPAVAAASADVANQTLKAYSMIAAGVGLGLAALGGAIGMGSTAAATIAGTARNPGLGGKLMTTMFIALAMIEAQVIYTLVIALIALYANPYLAA; encoded by the coding sequence ATGAAAAAAGTATTTTTTCTTTTGCTTGCTCTTGTAGCTTCTGTATTCGGTGCGGACGAAGCTGCAGCTGTTGTTGAAACTGCTGTAGACGCTGCTCCAGCTGTAGCTGCTGCATCTGCAGACGTTGCTAACCAAACATTGAAAGCGTATTCTATGATCGCTGCCGGTGTTGGTCTTGGTTTGGCTGCTCTTGGTGGAGCAATCGGTATGGGTAGCACTGCTGCTGCAACTATCGCAGGTACAGCTCGTAACCCGGGTCTTGGCGGTAAATTGATGACTACTATGTTCATCGCTCTTGCAATGATCGAAGCACAAGTTATCTATACACTTGTTATCGCTCTTATCGCTCTTTACGCTAACCCATATTTGGCTGCGTAA
- a CDS encoding polyribonucleotide nucleotidyltransferase, with the protein MKYNVELDLRNKKEGYAFGQVAAQANGAAWLKCGDTVILATVVIDETDFVDEDFLPLTVQYIEKSYAAGKFPGGFIKRETKPSDFETLTSRIVDRSLRPLFPKGFANPIQITIMVLSADREADLQVLALNAASAALYVSDVDIFNSVSAVRVGKINDEIVFNPTRSQLENSTLDLYLAGSKDDMLMIEMQALGTNEMEIIDIGMIDPMVDPVMGSSAIAIRKSNALPEDELISVLSQAQEALFEANSAYEKAFKPFASEPFELQYVISEINAEMVEYVRTHHTDDIKRGISQMAKTERSTALRTIRKSILKEKPEWNEHELKKAIESVKRTMVRSQILDDKVRADGRGLAEVRPIKIETNVLPSAHASALFTRGQTQALVVLTLGGPKDAQMYENLTDSGTQNEAFMVHYNFPGFSVGEPSPIGAPRRRELGHGNLAKRALEGVCVSNGQTVRLVSEILESNGSSSMATVCGGYMALRAGDIEMADPIAGVAMGMVAEGDRHAILTDIMGLEDHDGDLDFKVAGSKEGITAMQMDIKLGGIRLDVLKEALYQAKEARAHIIDIMMSSEEHIELNEGTLPSTDLFHIDPSFIGDIIGQAGKTIREIIERFDVTIDIDKKKGSVKLTGKNRDGLRGARDHIEGIVSGATPVEKVEYKVGDIVKGKVKKIVDFGAFIELPGGVDGLIHISKLSDGHISRVSDVLKEGDELMVEIVEFKGNKIGLGRAK; encoded by the coding sequence ATGAAATACAATGTAGAACTTGACTTACGTAACAAAAAAGAAGGATACGCATTCGGTCAAGTAGCAGCACAAGCCAACGGAGCTGCGTGGCTTAAATGCGGAGATACCGTTATTTTAGCAACCGTTGTTATTGATGAGACCGATTTTGTGGATGAAGATTTTTTACCGCTTACCGTACAATACATCGAAAAAAGTTATGCTGCCGGAAAATTTCCGGGCGGTTTTATCAAGCGGGAAACCAAACCGAGTGATTTTGAAACATTGACGTCACGTATCGTCGATCGCTCATTACGTCCTTTATTTCCAAAAGGATTTGCGAATCCGATCCAAATCACTATTATGGTACTCAGCGCCGACCGTGAAGCGGATTTACAAGTTTTGGCACTCAACGCCGCATCTGCGGCATTGTACGTTTCAGACGTTGATATTTTCAATTCGGTGAGTGCCGTTCGTGTAGGGAAAATTAATGATGAGATCGTGTTTAATCCTACGAGAAGTCAATTAGAAAACAGTACGCTTGATTTGTATTTGGCCGGAAGCAAAGACGATATGCTGATGATTGAAATGCAAGCACTCGGAACAAACGAGATGGAGATAATTGATATCGGCATGATTGATCCGATGGTGGATCCTGTTATGGGCTCATCCGCAATTGCAATACGCAAGAGCAATGCACTTCCTGAAGATGAGTTGATTAGTGTTCTGTCTCAGGCTCAAGAGGCCCTTTTTGAAGCGAACAGTGCCTACGAAAAGGCTTTTAAACCGTTTGCAAGCGAACCGTTTGAACTTCAATACGTTATCAGTGAAATCAATGCTGAAATGGTTGAGTATGTTCGCACACATCATACGGATGATATCAAACGGGGCATCAGCCAAATGGCAAAAACGGAGCGCAGTACAGCATTGCGAACGATCCGTAAATCCATTCTAAAAGAAAAACCGGAATGGAATGAACATGAGTTAAAAAAAGCGATTGAATCGGTAAAACGTACTATGGTTCGATCTCAAATTTTGGACGATAAAGTGCGTGCGGACGGTCGGGGGCTTGCTGAAGTACGCCCGATTAAAATTGAGACGAACGTATTGCCGAGTGCTCATGCCTCCGCACTCTTTACGCGCGGTCAAACACAGGCATTGGTCGTGTTGACGCTAGGCGGGCCAAAAGATGCCCAAATGTATGAAAATCTCACAGACAGCGGAACCCAAAATGAAGCTTTTATGGTTCATTACAATTTTCCGGGATTCAGTGTCGGTGAGCCTTCCCCTATCGGAGCGCCGCGTCGACGAGAACTGGGTCACGGAAATTTAGCGAAACGGGCGTTAGAAGGGGTATGTGTCAGCAACGGACAAACGGTCCGTTTGGTGTCAGAAATTCTCGAATCCAACGGTTCTTCGTCTATGGCGACAGTATGCGGCGGTTATATGGCACTGCGTGCCGGAGATATCGAAATGGCAGACCCGATTGCTGGTGTTGCGATGGGAATGGTTGCAGAAGGGGATCGTCACGCGATTTTGACGGATATCATGGGGTTGGAAGATCATGACGGTGATTTGGATTTCAAAGTAGCAGGCTCGAAAGAGGGCATCACAGCTATGCAGATGGATATTAAACTCGGCGGTATCCGCTTAGATGTCCTAAAAGAGGCTCTTTATCAGGCAAAAGAGGCCCGTGCACACATTATTGATATCATGATGAGCAGTGAAGAGCATATTGAGCTCAATGAGGGGACATTGCCGAGTACCGATCTTTTCCATATCGATCCGAGTTTTATCGGTGATATTATCGGACAGGCGGGTAAAACGATTCGCGAAATCATTGAACGTTTTGACGTTACGATCGATATCGATAAGAAAAAAGGTTCTGTCAAACTCACCGGTAAAAACCGTGATGGGCTCCGCGGAGCGCGCGATCATATCGAAGGAATCGTCAGCGGTGCGACTCCGGTTGAAAAAGTGGAATACAAAGTGGGTGACATTGTCAAAGGAAAAGTGAAAAAAATCGTCGACTTTGGGGCATTTATCGAACTCCCGGGCGGGGTAGACGGATTGATTCATATCTCTAAACTTTCCGATGGACATATCAGCCGTGTTAGTGATGTGCTGAAAGAAGGGGACGAATTGATGGTAGAAATCGTCGAATTCAAAGGAAATAAGATCGGATTAGGGCGAGCTAAGTAA
- a CDS encoding RDD family protein, translating to MDEQLDTLIQREHLELASIRQRAAAFGIDEVLLSVLLMIILWDTMSKVQTLEAMISVTNSFLLEYMSIKIIYQTFFTMQYGGSIGKIIMKIRVIEIATLSNPGFLSSFNRSVFRVISEALFYLGFVWAILDPYRRSWHDRTARTLVINA from the coding sequence ATGGATGAGCAACTCGATACGCTGATTCAGCGTGAACATCTAGAACTCGCCTCTATACGTCAGCGTGCCGCAGCGTTCGGGATTGATGAAGTACTTCTTTCGGTATTATTGATGATCATTTTGTGGGACACAATGTCCAAGGTTCAAACGCTCGAAGCGATGATTTCGGTTACGAACAGCTTTCTCCTCGAATACATGAGCATTAAAATCATCTATCAAACCTTTTTTACGATGCAATACGGCGGCAGTATCGGCAAGATTATTATGAAAATCCGTGTGATTGAGATCGCTACACTCTCTAATCCCGGTTTCCTCAGTTCCTTTAATCGCAGTGTTTTCAGGGTGATCAGCGAAGCTCTTTTCTACTTAGGATTTGTCTGGGCAATTCTGGACCCTTATCGACGCAGCTGGCATGACCGCACAGCACGTACATTGGTAATCAATGCGTAA
- a CDS encoding MlaD family protein, producing the protein MKLEAKIGLFVVMALSALLILSTQVTSLGKWGSKGYIIEAYVEDASGIEKHTHVLMNGVTVGDVEKITIEGKQVKLTLLIDDGIKIPDDSSVIVTQESLLGSKVINIIVGDSTGILGSGGTLAQSKRYASFDQTSDSVNAAAKELELLLHDLRGTLDDEHRKAIQDAIIAFRNVGTNLNGVIVDNRDDLHDAIANFRAMSAGFATTADTVNKDLPNIMARIDSLTTRMDNISGALEHKLPDAVDKFSSIEDNVSTILVENRASLKDTIQSAGDFFKGGQEAFNKVDAMLGSFTASELQVAMHTDYMMRDQYGKIYLGVNYLPNPETYYMFDLISTDDYSKNSNRALGNPTLHEKGKTYYSAQYGKRFDNTLLRFGAIESTGGVGVDYFMNHDKLKFTAEAFDFNAINDFRSTSAHLKAQVRYQMLKHLELYGGWDNFLNPGSQNVYLGLGLRFIDNDLKYVIGGASSMKR; encoded by the coding sequence ATGAAACTGGAAGCAAAAATCGGTCTCTTTGTCGTTATGGCTTTGAGTGCATTGTTGATTCTCTCAACTCAGGTTACATCCCTGGGCAAATGGGGAAGTAAAGGCTATATAATTGAAGCGTATGTGGAAGATGCGTCCGGTATCGAAAAGCATACGCACGTATTGATGAATGGAGTAACGGTCGGAGATGTCGAAAAAATTACAATCGAAGGAAAACAGGTAAAGCTAACCCTTTTGATTGATGATGGGATAAAAATTCCGGATGATTCATCGGTAATCGTTACACAAGAATCGCTATTAGGATCTAAAGTAATCAATATTATTGTAGGGGATTCTACAGGAATACTCGGTTCCGGTGGAACACTTGCCCAAAGTAAGCGTTATGCATCGTTTGATCAGACGAGTGATTCCGTCAATGCCGCCGCAAAAGAGTTGGAACTTCTTCTGCATGATTTAAGAGGGACTTTGGATGATGAACATCGTAAAGCGATTCAGGATGCGATTATTGCGTTCCGAAATGTTGGAACGAATCTTAATGGTGTGATTGTCGATAATCGCGATGATCTGCATGATGCAATTGCCAATTTCAGAGCAATGAGTGCCGGATTTGCGACGACTGCCGATACGGTGAATAAAGATTTGCCTAATATTATGGCACGGATCGATTCATTGACAACACGAATGGATAATATTAGCGGTGCGCTCGAACATAAGCTTCCGGATGCCGTGGATAAATTTTCATCGATTGAAGACAATGTCAGTACGATTCTGGTAGAGAACCGTGCATCTCTCAAAGATACGATTCAATCGGCAGGCGATTTTTTCAAAGGCGGTCAGGAAGCGTTTAATAAAGTGGATGCCATGTTGGGAAGCTTTACCGCTAGTGAACTACAGGTGGCAATGCATACTGATTACATGATGCGCGATCAATACGGCAAAATTTATTTAGGGGTTAATTATCTTCCGAATCCTGAAACCTATTATATGTTTGATTTGATCAGTACGGATGACTACTCGAAAAACTCGAATAGAGCTTTGGGAAATCCGACACTGCATGAAAAAGGGAAAACCTATTATTCGGCACAATACGGGAAACGTTTTGATAATACATTGCTTCGTTTCGGTGCGATTGAATCGACCGGCGGTGTCGGAGTTGATTATTTTATGAATCATGATAAGTTGAAATTTACCGCTGAAGCGTTTGATTTTAATGCAATTAACGACTTCCGGTCTACAAGTGCACATCTTAAAGCACAGGTTCGGTATCAGATGTTGAAACATCTTGAGCTATATGGCGGATGGGATAATTTCCTCAATCCGGGTTCACAAAATGTTTATTTGGGTCTTGGTCTCCGATTTATCGATAACGATTTGAAATACGTTATCGGCGGCGCCTCTTCAATGAAACGATAA
- a CDS encoding EAL domain-containing protein: protein MLLSDLVTYKNDCISIDSTLNDAIDRMGQEGISHVIVVENDSAIGILTLKNIIEFYRNGTDGDIKAIDVASYPVLSIHNDRPVEMAIELMIDYDVRRLVLIDEKENYISTLLQSDILTYYENKVHTAQEVFQCLNRRNRAVSVHHDASILEAINLLQSENRDVLIVLENNTPVGIVTEQDVLELAYREISSSEPIARYMHFPIITVEMNEKVHDAIDMMRERGVHHLMVKGRENDMYLLSEKDLVLNYNTALEVKLESKLRDTKATYNLLGLAFCEIIDLGEQQIIKWLNAEAMMTFQVKIDDCVSKMFPDKIWQTLLLTLRTQGGVDKEKIEINDRVYEVTLIEAEVNNQPIMKLFLNDISELVRLGEELRKTMEYTIELEQEKSRLYLDVASVMFLALNKEGKVDLINPKGCQLLGITQEDAIGKDWFETFTSNEDREMTKTLFADVVSGKRDVVEYYENKVYTKEGNTRVIAWHNALLKDRNGEIIGTFSSGEDITKIRESEREIERVTHYDVLTNLPNRLLLGARLEHSMQRAKREKTKVAVLYVDIDNFKDINESYGYNVGDLVIKRIASGMRTLIRQEDTISRVGGDEFVIILEEIEEISQCERTLNQIMHLFKEPIDTSFGDLKLTASIGITIYPDDAEDGETLLKNADIALRRAKESGQNSYYFYTQEMSVQLFERVLMERELHRAVEEKEFIVYYQPQIDLKSGKVIGAEALVRWQHPSIGIVRPDMFILLAESNRLIIPIGEQVLAQACAAVKRLIEQGLFKGRISVNVSGKQFERPDVVETIHRIITESTLAPEFVELEITESVLMSDPKELGEKLIALKALGIEVAIDDFGTGYSSLSYLKSFSIDKLKIDQSFVRGIPSDEQDSAIVKAIIAMAHALGLTTIAEGIEDEIQASALKECGCQQGQGYIYARPLSEEKFEEFLKYNDISKS from the coding sequence ATGCTTCTCAGTGATCTTGTTACGTATAAAAACGATTGCATCAGTATTGATTCAACGCTTAATGATGCGATAGACAGAATGGGTCAAGAGGGGATCAGCCATGTTATTGTCGTTGAGAATGACTCAGCCATCGGAATTCTTACCCTTAAAAATATAATTGAGTTCTATCGGAATGGAACTGATGGAGATATCAAAGCGATTGATGTTGCGAGCTATCCTGTCCTTTCGATTCATAATGACCGCCCTGTAGAAATGGCGATTGAATTGATGATCGATTATGATGTACGCAGATTGGTACTGATTGACGAAAAAGAGAATTATATTTCCACTTTGCTTCAGAGTGACATTCTTACTTACTATGAGAATAAAGTCCATACAGCCCAAGAAGTGTTCCAGTGTCTGAACCGCCGGAACCGTGCGGTGTCGGTACACCATGACGCTAGTATCTTAGAAGCGATTAACCTTCTCCAAAGTGAAAACAGAGATGTCCTTATTGTGCTGGAAAACAATACTCCTGTCGGAATCGTAACAGAACAGGATGTCTTAGAATTGGCGTATCGGGAAATATCAAGCAGTGAACCAATCGCCCGTTATATGCATTTTCCCATCATCACTGTGGAGATGAATGAGAAAGTCCATGATGCAATTGATATGATGAGAGAACGGGGTGTCCATCATTTGATGGTCAAAGGAAGAGAGAACGATATGTATCTCTTGTCTGAAAAAGATTTGGTTCTCAATTACAACACGGCCTTGGAAGTAAAACTCGAATCAAAATTGCGCGATACCAAAGCAACGTATAATTTATTGGGGCTTGCATTTTGTGAAATCATTGATTTGGGAGAACAGCAGATTATAAAATGGCTGAATGCCGAAGCAATGATGACCTTTCAGGTTAAAATCGATGACTGCGTATCCAAAATGTTTCCGGATAAGATTTGGCAGACACTTTTACTCACTTTGCGGACACAGGGTGGCGTGGATAAAGAGAAGATTGAAATTAATGATCGCGTATATGAAGTAACACTGATCGAAGCTGAGGTCAATAATCAGCCTATCATGAAACTTTTTTTAAACGATATAAGCGAGCTGGTTCGGTTGGGTGAAGAGTTGCGCAAAACGATGGAATATACGATCGAGCTTGAACAGGAGAAAAGCCGGCTCTATCTGGATGTCGCATCGGTCATGTTTTTGGCGTTGAACAAAGAGGGAAAAGTCGACCTGATTAATCCAAAAGGGTGTCAACTTTTAGGAATCACTCAGGAAGATGCAATCGGGAAAGATTGGTTTGAAACCTTTACATCCAACGAAGACAGAGAGATGACAAAAACACTGTTTGCAGACGTTGTCTCCGGAAAAAGGGATGTAGTAGAGTATTATGAAAATAAGGTATATACCAAAGAGGGAAATACTCGAGTCATAGCGTGGCACAATGCACTGTTAAAAGATCGCAACGGAGAGATTATCGGGACATTTTCTTCGGGGGAGGATATCACCAAAATCCGAGAATCGGAGCGTGAAATCGAGCGGGTGACACATTACGATGTATTGACCAATCTGCCGAATCGTCTACTTTTAGGAGCACGGTTAGAACACTCGATGCAGAGGGCAAAACGTGAGAAAACAAAGGTTGCCGTGTTGTATGTGGATATTGACAATTTTAAAGACATTAATGAGTCGTACGGGTACAATGTAGGGGATTTGGTTATTAAACGGATCGCTTCAGGGATGAGAACGCTGATACGTCAGGAAGATACGATTTCGCGGGTAGGGGGTGACGAGTTTGTCATCATACTTGAAGAGATAGAAGAGATCAGTCAATGTGAACGTACGCTGAATCAGATTATGCATCTTTTTAAAGAACCGATAGATACGTCATTTGGTGATTTGAAATTGACGGCAAGCATCGGGATTACTATTTATCCTGATGATGCGGAAGATGGAGAAACGCTTCTAAAAAATGCCGATATCGCGTTGCGCCGTGCTAAAGAGAGCGGACAAAACAGCTATTATTTTTATACGCAGGAAATGAGTGTCCAATTATTCGAACGGGTACTTATGGAGCGGGAACTCCATCGTGCAGTTGAAGAAAAGGAATTTATCGTTTACTATCAGCCGCAGATTGATCTTAAAAGCGGCAAGGTGATCGGTGCGGAAGCATTGGTTCGATGGCAGCACCCGTCGATCGGGATCGTACGGCCAGATATGTTTATCCTGTTGGCCGAATCCAACCGTCTTATCATCCCTATCGGTGAACAGGTATTGGCTCAAGCGTGTGCAGCGGTTAAACGCCTTATTGAACAGGGATTATTTAAAGGGAGAATATCGGTTAATGTATCGGGAAAACAGTTTGAACGTCCCGATGTCGTTGAAACGATCCATCGGATAATCACCGAAAGCACGTTGGCACCTGAGTTTGTCGAGTTGGAGATTACAGAGAGTGTCTTGATGAGCGATCCGAAGGAATTAGGAGAAAAACTCATAGCATTAAAGGCGCTCGGAATTGAGGTCGCAATCGATGATTTCGGTACAGGCTATTCAAGTTTGAGCTACCTCAAAAGTTTTTCGATCGATAAACTGAAAATTGATCAGTCGTTTGTTCGCGGCATCCCCTCTGACGAACAAGACAGTGCAATTGTCAAAGCGATCATAGCTATGGCCCATGCACTTGGGCTTACGACGATTGCTGAGGGAATAGAAGATGAGATCCAGGCGAGTGCACTGAAAGAATGCGGATGTCAGCAGGGACAGGGATATATATACGCCCGACCACTCAGTGAAGAAAAATTTGAGGAATTTTTGAAGTATAATGATATATCCAAATCATAA
- the purD gene encoding phosphoribosylamine--glycine ligase, protein MRVMVIGSGGREFSIGRVLKQDPAVTALYFAPGNGATTMLGENVAIKDYEKLADFAVENKIDLTIVGPEGPLSDGVVDVFKAKGLVIFGPSKAAAQLEGSKVYMKNFLAKYAIPTARYIETDHIGDAFKFIESLTPPVVVKADGLCAGKGVIIAMSHEEAKVAVSEMLSGKSFGDAGKRVVVEEFLDGYELSMFALCDGKDFILLPAAQDHKRLLDNDEGPNTGGMGAYAPTPLVDDVIYEKVKDRIVRPTLKGMQEEGAPFEGVLFIGLMIVNGEPITLEFNVRFGDPECEILMPLLKTPASELFYKAATKQLDTLNVEFHDKYAVGIVMASRNYPYDNSEPAEIIVDEIHHDEIAQNTHIAYAGVIEEDGKLYASGGRVLVCVGVGESIKEARDRAYMLCGQVHFAGKKLRTDIAYQALR, encoded by the coding sequence ATGCGAGTAATGGTAATCGGAAGCGGCGGACGCGAATTTTCGATCGGGAGAGTATTGAAACAAGACCCTGCGGTTACAGCGCTCTATTTTGCTCCGGGTAACGGTGCGACAACGATGTTGGGCGAAAATGTTGCGATTAAAGATTATGAAAAATTGGCGGACTTTGCAGTAGAAAATAAAATTGATCTCACGATTGTAGGGCCGGAAGGGCCGCTCAGTGACGGTGTTGTCGATGTGTTTAAAGCCAAAGGGTTAGTTATTTTCGGTCCTTCAAAAGCAGCAGCACAGTTAGAAGGTTCAAAAGTCTATATGAAAAACTTTTTGGCCAAATACGCCATTCCGACGGCACGCTATATCGAGACCGATCATATCGGCGATGCGTTTAAATTTATCGAATCTCTTACCCCTCCGGTTGTCGTAAAGGCAGATGGCTTGTGTGCCGGTAAAGGGGTCATCATCGCGATGAGCCATGAAGAAGCAAAAGTAGCCGTCTCTGAGATGCTTAGCGGAAAATCGTTCGGGGATGCAGGTAAACGGGTTGTCGTCGAAGAGTTTCTGGACGGTTATGAACTCTCAATGTTTGCGTTGTGCGACGGGAAGGATTTTATCCTGCTTCCGGCGGCACAGGACCACAAACGCCTCTTGGATAACGATGAAGGTCCCAATACGGGTGGAATGGGTGCCTATGCTCCGACACCGCTTGTAGACGATGTCATTTATGAGAAAGTAAAAGATCGCATCGTCCGTCCGACCCTAAAAGGGATGCAGGAAGAGGGGGCTCCGTTTGAGGGGGTTCTTTTTATCGGTCTTATGATCGTTAACGGTGAACCGATTACTCTGGAATTTAATGTTCGTTTCGGAGATCCGGAATGTGAAATTCTTATGCCGCTTCTTAAAACCCCGGCCAGTGAACTTTTTTACAAAGCGGCAACCAAACAACTCGATACTCTTAATGTCGAGTTTCATGACAAGTATGCGGTCGGTATTGTCATGGCAAGCCGTAACTACCCGTATGATAACTCGGAACCGGCAGAGATTATCGTCGATGAGATCCATCATGATGAAATTGCCCAAAATACCCATATTGCGTATGCCGGTGTGATTGAGGAAGACGGTAAACTCTATGCTTCTGGAGGGCGTGTTCTGGTATGTGTTGGGGTAGGAGAGAGTATCAAAGAGGCGAGAGATCGTGCCTATATGTTGTGCGGTCAAGTCCATTTTGCCGGTAAAAAACTCCGTACCGATATTGCGTATCAAGCACTGCGATAA
- a CDS encoding LPS-assembly protein LptD translates to MRKFYWISLIASTVLLGDEHVELYGTTADTNGSIATVTGNPVVLYKDQILSADTFTYDRNTSIIEAKGSVNIFKANQFHAMSDYSRVDLANDTRYSKPYYIFDQENGLWINTAEAQTCKNDIDLASGALSGCDSQDPLWKIRFSSADYNTDNMWVNLYNARLVINDLPVFYLPYFGYPTDKTRRSGLLIPTFGWSNSEGFYYQQPIYFAPQNWWDLELRPQIRTMRGEGIYGDLRFVDTPSSKGSIGGGYFNEQGRYAKEKDLANLKHYGYAINYQHSAPLREWFDINLEGESGLYVKGSWMNDVDYLNLQHSDLTQNITDNQIISRVNGYYSSEENYIGMYVKHYQYLNKASNAQTIQTLPSLHYHRYLESFFADHLLINADATATNFYRPEGKNAVQGDFTVPMTLQTALFDEYLDLSYTATARSKVIGFYGNGLPGETGNLYNQGLYASLDHTVSLSSTLIHPYETMTHVITPSVSYSASGNRYYHGYYDTYRTNGECIVGSTNPACEFYTLNEPSNTLSFGVNNYLFEGNKQFLVDRLSQNFRYDKQGSYYGELQNELEWEISSAISYYNQTAFNHDRNLITKEQNTVRYNDGIVTAGVSHYYSDELRNNSPMYASYWTADAAYQYNHDYRIFGLVAYDYHENLLKRSEIGFLHTQRCLDFGIRYVQNRRPLLTNANGADSVDDSYIFITIILKPIGGSEFNYKLTN, encoded by the coding sequence ATGCGTAAATTTTACTGGATCAGTCTGATCGCATCGACCGTTTTATTGGGCGATGAACACGTTGAACTCTACGGAACGACGGCTGATACAAACGGCTCAATTGCAACAGTTACGGGAAATCCGGTTGTTTTATATAAAGATCAAATACTGAGTGCCGATACATTTACATATGATCGCAATACCAGTATTATCGAGGCTAAAGGGTCAGTAAATATCTTCAAGGCAAATCAATTTCATGCGATGAGTGACTATTCGCGTGTCGATTTGGCAAATGATACGCGTTATTCAAAACCTTATTATATATTTGATCAAGAGAACGGTTTGTGGATCAATACGGCTGAAGCGCAAACCTGTAAAAATGATATCGATTTAGCGAGCGGTGCGCTTTCCGGATGCGATTCGCAAGACCCTTTATGGAAAATACGTTTTAGCAGTGCCGATTATAATACCGATAATATGTGGGTGAACCTCTATAATGCCCGATTGGTGATTAACGATCTACCGGTGTTTTATCTCCCGTATTTTGGATACCCTACGGATAAAACGCGACGCAGCGGATTATTGATCCCGACATTCGGATGGTCGAATTCGGAAGGATTTTACTACCAACAACCAATCTATTTTGCACCGCAAAATTGGTGGGATCTAGAATTACGTCCTCAGATCAGAACAATGCGTGGAGAGGGGATTTATGGAGATTTACGATTTGTAGATACTCCATCTTCCAAAGGATCAATTGGAGGAGGCTATTTCAATGAACAAGGACGTTACGCAAAAGAGAAAGATCTAGCTAATTTGAAACATTATGGATATGCTATTAATTATCAACATAGTGCCCCATTAAGGGAATGGTTTGATATAAATTTAGAGGGAGAATCAGGTTTATATGTAAAAGGATCTTGGATGAACGATGTTGATTATCTGAATCTTCAACACAGTGATTTGACACAAAATATTACTGATAATCAAATTATATCCCGGGTAAATGGCTATTACAGCAGTGAAGAAAATTATATTGGAATGTACGTTAAACATTATCAATATTTAAATAAAGCCAGTAATGCACAAACCATCCAGACTCTTCCAAGTCTCCATTACCATCGTTATCTTGAGAGTTTTTTCGCAGATCACCTCCTTATCAACGCAGATGCAACAGCCACAAATTTTTATCGTCCTGAAGGTAAAAATGCGGTGCAAGGCGATTTTACTGTTCCTATGACGCTTCAAACGGCTTTATTTGATGAATATCTTGATCTCAGCTATACCGCGACAGCAAGGTCTAAAGTGATCGGTTTTTACGGGAACGGACTCCCGGGAGAAACAGGAAATTTGTACAATCAAGGTCTGTATGCATCTCTCGATCACACTGTTTCTCTTTCCTCGACTTTGATTCATCCGTATGAGACGATGACCCATGTAATTACCCCTTCTGTCAGTTATAGTGCATCAGGCAACCGGTACTATCACGGATATTATGATACGTATCGTACAAACGGTGAATGCATTGTTGGAAGTACAAATCCTGCGTGCGAATTTTATACCTTGAATGAACCGAGCAATACCCTCTCTTTTGGCGTCAATAACTATCTTTTTGAAGGAAATAAACAATTTCTTGTCGATAGACTTTCCCAAAATTTTCGTTATGATAAACAGGGAAGCTATTACGGGGAGTTACAAAATGAATTAGAATGGGAAATAAGCAGTGCCATATCCTATTACAATCAAACTGCTTTCAACCATGATCGTAACCTTATAACGAAAGAACAAAATACAGTTAGGTATAATGATGGAATCGTAACGGCAGGTGTGAGTCATTATTATTCAGATGAGCTGCGTAATAATAGTCCTATGTATGCAAGCTATTGGACAGCGGATGCGGCATATCAATACAATCATGATTATCGGATTTTTGGGCTCGTAGCGTATGATTACCACGAAAATTTGCTCAAACGAAGTGAAATCGGATTTTTACACACGCAACGGTGTCTTGATTTCGGTATTCGATATGTCCAAAATCGACGTCCTCTTTTGACCAATGCCAATGGAGCGGATTCTGTGGATGATTCGTATATTTTTATTACCATTATTCTCAAACCCATCGGTGGGTCTGAATTTAATTACAAACTAACCAATTAA